The nucleotide window ttgtcaCGATTCCCTGCTTCCTATCTGATGATACAAGGAATTCTGGATGAAATTGGTGGATGTCAATTGGGATGGTTGGATGCTTGGTGTGCATTCAATAATACCCATGAATACCATGAATACATGGAAATCTGGTTAAGCACATTGCTTCATTTGCTTTCATTTTTGGTCAGAACATTGACACCTTAGAATGTATGGCCCTTAGTTCAGCAAATAGTTTACTTTATGTAGGGCCATCAAGGCTCAAGAACTGAAAAATCATAGTCTATAGTGGTTAATAAAAACAAGGGTGTGGCTAGATCTCAGTCAAGTGACATAACGtataaaaagaaagaaagaaataatTTATTTTTTTGCACAAATCTTCATGTAAGAAGTCGCAAATATAGCTTCGACTGAGAtagtctcagtcgactgagatttAACAATCCCATAAAAGAAAATATAAGTACCAGCCCGATAGGTGTCTCTTTTATTCGAGCTTCAACGAGGTTGTGATTCTGGCCAATGGTTTTCTCTATCGAAAAACATTTGGCATACGTCCGTTTGTAATTATATTTTTTTGAAATGGATCTGTTTGTCATTGATCTCATGAAAGGGATTGGTAAGACGCCGACATCTGAATTATGTTCTACCCTCTTCATTTCTTTTCACGTTGTACACACCTCAGCTGTCACACAGGTATTTGCTTTTCCTTTCTTTCTTCACTACGTGCAAAAATACAATCCCGTTCAACTTCATTTATCTTAGTGAATCATCCCATGCAACTTCTTTTATCCCGTGCAGAACATCTCAGGCTTGCAAGTTGCATAGACGCTGTTGTGTGTGGATCTCTTGGTAGCATGCGTATGGGTTAGAAGGTGAGACTTTATCTTGTACGGCGTTTGGTATAGAATGTAATAATGTAGTTGGATGTATCCTTAGGGCATCTTCAATGCTAACCCCTAAAATGGACATGGGATCCGCCTGCTCCCTCCGTCCCTCCGGCCACCTCCAAAACTGTACCAGTGCCTCCACCGCCACACCGCACCAGTGCCTCGTGCAAGTCGCCCGCCACCGCCACCGAGCGGAAGATGCAGCCGCGCCGCGAGCCAAGGAGCAAGATGGGTTTCCTTGGCATTTGGCTGCAGCAGTCCGGCTGCTACGCCGCCGAGCTGACGTGCGACAGGGAGCAACATTGTCTCTAGATGTTCAACATGGTGGAGCTCGCTACATGTGCTTTCGACGTTGCGTGTTGGAGGCTCGGCCGGCTGAAGTGCAAGATGAATTTTCTTGAAGTTGAATCCTGAAAGGTGGCGGAGTTATCAATCCAGATGTGAACATCATGCCCCGAAAGGAGAAGAGGGAAACTCGTATCGTCCTGGATTAGCTCAACACCTTTGAGAGTGATGAGGCGGCCATGGCGAGGTTCGTTGTGGAGTATGAGGTTCTTTGCACATTGCAAAAAGGCGAAAGAGCAGGAAGACGAGGGTGGCACCTCAAGGGCGATCAAGGAGGACAACACGGATGATGACATTGATTTGGTTGACCTTTCGCGCGCTAGTGATGAGGATGACGAGTAGTTATCTATAGTGTTTGTAGTGTGTCTGTAGGAATCAATCATCCTATGTTTAAGTTTACATGTTTAAAACTTTGAATGTTTGGATGTTTGGATTGAAGTATGCAATGATCAAGTTTAAGTTTGCATGTTAACTTTGTATGTTTGGATGTTTGAATTAATGTATGCAATGATCAAGTTTTAGTTGGCATGTTTTAGGTGCTCTATTTAAATCATCCGTTAGAGTAGTGGTGCCCTATAACTGCTTTtgagagcatctacagccgggcGCCTCAAACTCGGCTCATACACCCAGGCGGGCCGCCCGGTCACGGTTCGGCCGCAAAATTTTGACCCAGACAGGCACCTCAAACGATCCTCAAATGCCCGGGCTGACCGGCACacctcatatccagcccaaatatggaTCGGATATGGGGGCGCCCGGCAAGCCCACCACGTTGGACCCGGCCCACGCTGGCCCACCCGACCCCACATATATTTCTCCACGTCTGCTAGCCGGATCAAACCCTAGCCACTTCACTTCAGTCCCCTTCACTCCCCTCCACCACCCAAACTCGTCTCTGGCATGTCGGGCAACGATCCGAGTCCTTCACCTCTAGATCAGTTGACCCCGAGCTCATCCCACGTGGACCCGAGGAGGAGATGGCCGTCAGGCTTGCGCTCCACCATCCCCGGGAGGAGCCTGTGCCCGGCAGCGCTCGGACTCCTTCGGTCGGGAATCCATTGTGTCTGTCTAAATGGTGCATGGATCCGACGCTAGGGCAGCCGCCGTCGCTGCCTCATCGGAGGCGGTGCGGTCCGTCTGGTGTCCGAGTGCGGTGGCGGACGCATAACCCCTCCATTGGCGCACTGAGGCCATGGACCCACCGTGGGCGTCGTCCGACGCAAACATCGTGCGTCGTTCCAGGCGTGCGCGACAGCGGACATGGGGCGTGGCGGTTGCGCTCGCTGTGGTGGACGTCGGCGAGGCAGAGTCGCATTCTCCGGTGCCCCGTACAGTACACCAGTCCGGGCGCCACAACCGCGTTGTGGTGGATGTGGCCGACACGTCCCAGGACAGATCCATCATCAATCTGACATCCACCGGCACCCAAAGGGTTCTGGGCTCCGACGAGGAAGATTAGGGCATGGGAGACAACGACGCATTGAGTCCCGTGAGCCGGCTCGTGTTCCATGCCCTAATCTACCTTGCCGGCGGCCGGACCAAGACTCTGAGGGGTGCAGCCGGCCATTGGACATGGCCACGGCGGAGCCGGACGAGCGGGGAGCGGCACCGGACGAAGCTCCGCTCAAAGATCGCTGCGTTGCATGTAATAATATGGATTTGAGGTATCCGGATGTGGGATGCATTTTTTGAGGCGTGACTGGTCACTGTCCGCGGATGCGTCCGGACGCGTCCACATGCGTTTGAGAGGTCGGATCTGCCAAGTCTGGCTGTAGATGCTTTGAGTGCCCTATTTTACACGATGCAAAAATCGAAAAGATTCTATTTTTAGGGGCATATATTTTTTATCAATATCACTCGGGTTCAACTCCTAAACTTGACACATATGCTTGTATTTTTTTCTGAATTTACTTTCAGACTTTATAACGTTGGTGGAAGAGGAATATCCCTCGAGGTGCTCATACGGTGTACGTGCGTGCGTGCGTAACGTGCGTTCATTTGTTGGAGTCTAAACTGTTGCCACAAACCTTGGCCGACAGGGCCAATATGGACTCGTCCGCAGCCGGCGCGTCATGATTTTGACGGGCACGCCCCTTCTACGGCTGATCGCGACTGTACGTACTCGTGGTAGCACCGTCCAACGCGCTAACTCATTCACTGCATCTTATTTCTGCGGTACCACGGACACGTAACGTGCGCGTATGGCATGCATGAATTTGGACCGCCCTAAGTATTCGATCAGTGCACTACTACTAGCTAGCTTAATGTGATGTTTCCCCAACGCTTTGTCTTTTCCCGCTAATTAACTTGGTCTACTAGTGGAGCAACCCATAGGTATACCCACTACGAATTCTTCTACGTCATCAGTGCAGTGACAGATATGTTTCTTTTTCTTAGCCAGCAAGGAAATATCTCATTATTTAATTAAGACAGCCAGAAAAATATCTGATTTTTGTCTATATATACTTGGCCGGGCGGCTAGACCAATAGATAGTATCCTTTCCTTGCTCCAGAGCCCAGGCAATAGAGGCATCCAGTGCACCTGAACCACTAGCTACCTAGCTAGCTACATCGGCAAGTCGGCAGAGCTCGTGATCAATGGGGGTCAAGCTCACGCTCCCGCCGGCGGCACTGATCTCCCAGGTGGCCAAGCTGAGCtccctcctcgccctcctcctcctcgcgctGCTGCTGCCCGTCTTCCTCAGGGTCGCCTACGGCTACCTCCTCTTCAACGGCATCGTCCTCGCGCTCGGCATCCaggccttcgtcggcggcggcggcgcttcCATCGCCGACGACAAAGACCGGCAAGGGTCTCCGAGTGCCGGTCAGGCCGTCGAGGCCTCGCCGTTCCAGAGGGCTGGAGCTGAATCAGTCCGTCCCGACGACCGGACGGCGGTTGCGGGTGATCGTGTCGTGGTGCCTGCCTTTGTGGTGACTAATATCATCGAGCTGAAGACGAAGACCAAGGAGGTGGTGCTGAAGGTGCTCAAGAAGTGCCCGTCGACGGCGAGCATCTTCTTCCTCAGCTCGCTGAACGGCGGCCAGCAAGCCGGCGGAGAGGAAaaggcacgccaggaggaggaggaggaggaggaagattgTGAAGTCGACATGGACGGGGACGTGAAGATGAGTCGGGAGGAGCTGTTTGCCAACACGGAGAGGTTCATCGGCAACTTCCGCAGGGAGCTCAGCATGCAGAGACAGTAGCACTACTCCAAGCTAGCATAGATATTTTGGCTTAGCTTTTTCTTATTATTTTTCTTTAGTTCGTTGCGTCATGTTATATA belongs to Triticum urartu cultivar G1812 chromosome 7, Tu2.1, whole genome shotgun sequence and includes:
- the LOC125522774 gene encoding uncharacterized protein LOC125522774, which encodes MGVKLTLPPAALISQVAKLSSLLALLLLALLLPVFLRVAYGYLLFNGIVLALGIQAFVGGGGASIADDKDRQGSPSAGQAVEASPFQRAGAESVRPDDRTAVAGDRVVVPAFVVTNIIELKTKTKEVVLKVLKKCPSTASIFFLSSLNGGQQAGGEEKARQEEEEEEEDCEVDMDGDVKMSREELFANTERFIGNFRRELSMQRQ